In the genome of Vicia villosa cultivar HV-30 ecotype Madison, WI linkage group LG7, Vvil1.0, whole genome shotgun sequence, one region contains:
- the LOC131618743 gene encoding uncharacterized protein LOC131618743 gives MPSYAKFLKEILSNKKKLEDNETITLLAECSAIIQNKMPPKLKDPGSFSIPCNIGKFVIDKALCDLGASISLMPLSICEKLNMGDLRPTKMSVQLVDRSVKYHVGVLENVPVRIGQFYIHTDFIIMDIKEDINTPIILGRPFLATAGAIIDV, from the coding sequence ATGCCCTCATATGCTAAgttcctaaaagaaatcctatcgaataagaagaaattagaagaCAACGAGACTATAACACTCCTTGCTGAATGTAGTgccataattcaaaataaaatgccaCCTAAGCTGAAAGACCCAGGAAGTTTCTCCATACCTTGCAATATAGGAAAATTTGTCATAGACAAAGCTTTATGTGACTTAGGAGCTAGTATTAgcctaatgcctttgtccatttgcgAGAAACTAAACATGGGAGATCTAAGACCAACCAAGATGTCAGTACAACTTGTAGACCGATCTGTCAAGTATCATGTAGGTGTTCTTGAAAATGTACCCGTCCGCATCGGACAATTCTATATCCATACGGATTTCATAATTATGGAcattaaggaagacatcaatacTCCTATAATTTTAGGAAGACCTTTTCTAGCTACTGCTGGAGCCATTATAGACGTATAG